GCCCGCGCCGCCGAAGGCCCAGGCGAAGGCGCCGTAGATGGGGCCGATGCCCCCCGTGGCGAGAGCCCCCAGGGTGGGCAGCCAGGCCCCGGCCACGGGCACGAAGACGCCGCCCTTCACGCCATCCACGGCCCCGTACTGCATCTGGAGGGCGCCCAGGACGCAGAAGAGCAGCCAGACCCCGAAGAAGGCCTTGGCCCGGCCCTTCTCTCCGATCATCCAGTAGCCGGCCCCCGGCACCAGCCATTGCATCAGCAGCGGCTTC
The window above is part of the Geothrix sp. genome. Proteins encoded here:
- a CDS encoding DUF6677 family protein, with protein sequence MTDEKPVLRLPMPLRKQKALKAAWKPLLMQWLVPGAGYWMIGEKGRAKAFFGVWLLFCVLGALQMQYGAVDGVKGGVFVPVAGAWLPTLGALATGGIGPIYGAFAWAFGGAGTEPVRTLTQEYGATYVMIAGLLNWLCCFDLWDRVTGRWVFRLPKDEQTRIAKGE